The Drosophila sechellia strain sech25 chromosome 2L, ASM438219v1, whole genome shotgun sequence region GTCGTTCTGAGTCCGTGTCCACGTCTAACGGCTCTAATTGCTCCACACTTAGGCGGTGTTTCGTCAGCTTTGGGCTGACCCACGAATACCATCTCTTGGTGCTGACGGCTGTGGCCAGAACTGGAGCCTGCCCCTCGCTAACGCACACCTCCACATCGAAGACAAGTCCTTTCTCCAGTGGGTGATCCACCGGCGTGGCTGTTCCATCCTCAGGATCATAGGCTGTCCAGCCGGTATGGAAGGCCCATCGCTTTGGACGTTTCGGTAGCTGCTCGCACTGGACCAGGGGAAGTAGTAGCTCCTCGTAAGGCTGCACTTGTTCCTTGGCAATGTTGTGGAAGTGCTCCTCAATATTGGCGCCCCTAAGAGGAGGCAATTTCAACTGGACATCCGAAACGGGAGCAGAACTTTCGATATCGACGCCGTGCCGACGCAACTCATCCTTGTAAACCTTCGCGGAGGCCACCTGCTGCTCCGAAATGCTGCGCGGCGCTTGTGGAAACAGTTGGGCGTGCAGATTCCGCGAGATCATCTGCACCTTGACCAGATTTTCTGCATATTCTGTTTGGCCATCCTCCACATTCTCCGGCTTCTTTGGTTTGTTTACCTTTTGCTGGGGCTTGACCCGTCGAAAGATCTTCACGCTACTGCTGGCGTAGTGCTCCCGGCTAGCCTTGCTGGCGTACTTTCTGATCAGATGGAGCTGCATCCTCGTTTTAATAAAGGAAACATCCTTTAAAGCAACTGAAGTCCAACTGGCGACCACACACTCCTCCGTAAGATTGCCGCCAGCTGAGGTATTTTCGTGCGCTTGCGCGGCGGTCACAttgatttaattcaaatttatttccgttaaattaattttatctGCAAAACGGAAAAATAAAgatttaaaactttaaaaaactaaattaatcGCTCATATGTCCATTAAGAATAATTAAATCTATGTGAGCTCAGTTGATCGAATCCACATTTCTCGCTGATTGAAACgcttaataattaaaaaacaaacacttttacatttgattttacgaataaaaaacattttattcaGTTTGCTATAAAGGTGAAACACTTTaaaacacacatacagactTTCGGAACCATTATGGAAGTTGGGGGTATGAGGGAAAAGAACAATCTCTTCGGTTAATTTATGTAAAAAGGCTTTCGCACGGTACAGAACAATGGGAAAAGCGATTTTGGAAAACATTTTGGCAAATACTGCGCTCCTGGCCAGGCCAACACACTCGCTAACAGACAATAACACGTAACGCTGGTCCGTTCCGGGCCGCACTAGATCTGCAGGTTGCGCATGCCGCCATTGATGCCGCCCTGCTCCACATTCCAAATGACCAGCTGCCCGTCGACGCCCGAGGTTGACACCTTGCTGGCGCTCGCCTTGTCGCCGGCATACAGGCGCACGCTGGTGATGGCGTTCTGGTGTATGGAATCGACCACCGTGTCCGTGTTCTCCGTGCGCATGTTGCGGTCCATCGACTGGAAGATTCTCATGGCAGTGATGCCGCTCGACTCCTTCTTCTGCGACTTATCGAGTTTGCCGCTCAGCACCAGCTTGCCGTCGGCAGTCAGACTGTAGAGCAGTGGCACACAGCTATAGCCGGCCACCACGACGGACGTGGGCGAGACCCATTCGCATGACAGGAAGGGCAGATAGCCGGTGCGGCAGCGAATGACCGTATTGCCATTGGTAGCGTCCGCGATGCTGACGCAGCTGTCGTGGCCCACCCAGCAGACCTTGTTACCGTCGCTGGAGAAGCTCACGCTGTTGATCCAGCCGCCACCCGAGGTTTGCGAGTTGCGGAACTCGGCCATTAGCTGGCCAAGGGGCTTGCGATTGCCCCACGGCGTCGGCGTCGGTGGCTCCTCGATGTCCTTGATGAAGGCCGAGAAAACGCGCACCTTGTAGTCCGTGGAGCCGGCCAGCAGCAGAACGTTGTTCGGATGCCAGTCCAGCGAGGTGACCGTAGAGCGGATCGGCTTCTTGATGTGCTTCGACACCCACCAGTCGTTCTCCGACTCGAAATAGCACACGGATATGAGTCGTGCGCCCGAACCCACAGCGAACTTGTTCTCCGCCGGCGACCACTTGACGCAGGTGGCCGCCCGATTGATGCGAAGCAGCACCAGCGCCGGCTTCCACTTGCCATCGTCGCCCTGCGTCCACACATAGGCATTACGGTCGGCGGCACAGCTCACAATCCGATTGGTGTTCTTGGCCCAGTCGATGCCCATGACGCGCAGATCGTGCTGGTTGAGCACGTCCGCCAGCTTCCAGTCGCTGCCCTCCCGGCTGTATATGTGGATCTCATGGTTGTTGGGCGATAAGGCAATCTCTGCGAATGGTTGGGAGTGGGTGATGGTGAGTCACGCGGTGCCGAATGATAAATTTGGGTCGCACTTACGGGTTCGATCCTTGTTCCATGCGTGGCAGGTGATGGAGGCCAGCGAGGTGCCAAACGTGTATGTCTCGGCCATCGTGGGTGGCTAAATGCGCTCGGAATGTGCAGTGTTCGCTCGTCCAAATCCAACCACACGCGTAGTTTCTTCGGTTCGGTTCGCCGGATTTTCGGATTTTGGAGTTCGCTGTGTAGCAAGTGGGCGTTGTTTCCGCTGGATTTTAGCTTCGCTCTCGTTTTAATCGCGGACTCTGGGCCGTCAACACGATTAAGCTGGCGTTGCTGGGATGGATTCTGGCTATGCCTGGACAGGAAGAGTAGAGCGTTGTGGAAAAAACTCTTTGGAAAAGTAATGCACAAAATTAATCACCCGAAATTAGAGCTGGAACAAAAATCGATGGCCCCAATACTATCGTTGCTAGCAATATCGATATTTTTCGATTGCTCCAAATATACTAAGGTATCAGGGTTGTTACGCACGTCTGGTATATACCAGAGCGAATAATTTGGCGCCATTTCCATGGTCATACTAAACTGAAACCATTGCTTgtaaacaaagttttaataacaaattggcttaatttcatttgttatttaatatatacCAAGGAAGAATTTTCCCTTTTGAAAGCTTGTTTAAATAATTCCACTTCGCCCCCGGCTAGCTGAGAAAACTGAAAAGCGGAAGGCAACCATGGAAGCCATCTGCTCCTCCTTGGAGCCGCTGTTTCCCTGTCGGGAGGCGGCCATTGAAACGCTGGGCGAGCTAATAGGAGATTCCAGTGAGGCATATCCCTCGGCCATTTACCTATTCGGACACAGTGGAACCGGCAAAACAGCTCTGACCAGAGCTTTTCTCAAAGAATGTGGAAAAAGACAGAATGTTCGCACAGCGCATTTAAATGCCATCGAGTGCTACACCACCAAGATCATGCTAGAGATCTTGTTGGACTCGCTGGTACCGGAGCAAGGTGATGCGCTGAAGGTCGACAACATGCTGGACTTTGTGGAACAGCTACGTCGGCAGGCCGCTCCACGCGTGGAGGATCAGGGATTTCTCATCGCTGTGGATAACGCGGAACGGCTGCGTGACATGGATGCCAATGTGTTGCCCGTTCTTCTGCGACTGCAGGAGCTGACCAACCTGAATCTGTGCGTTATTCTGCTCTCCCAGCTGCCCTTTGAGAAGTTCTACAACAAGACCGGACTTAGTGAAGTCATCTGCCTTCACCTGGCGCAGTACAACAAGGCGGAGACGCAGCGCATCCTGGGATCTGACTTTGAACAGGTGCGAAATCAACTGCTGGAACAGTTCGCCCAGGATAAAAAGCGTCTGGAGATTTGCCAGGAAGCCGTAACCGAAGACTTCTACAACAACTATCTAAATCTCTTTCTGAGCGTCTTTTACAAAGCCTGTCGCGATGTTCCGGAGCTCCAACTGACCGCCAGGAAGTGTCTGTCCATTTACTTGGAGCCCGTACTGGACGGCACTGTGGATGCCACGGACATCTCACGACTTTGGCGGCACATAGCTGGACCTCTGCGTTCCGCTTTAACCCAGATCTATATGCGAATTGAAAAACCCGCGGAGGAAGCTGAAGATTTCACCGCCATAGAAGATCAGAGCGTTCGCAAGCTGGCGCAGTCGCTGGAGCTGCCCTACTATGCCAAGTTCCTGTTGATCGCTGCCTTTTTGGCCAGCCACAATGCCGCCAATCAGGACAAGCGATTGTTCGTCAAGCACCATGGAAAACAGCGCAAACGGATGCAGACGGTCAACGCCAGAGCCAAGGTGGGTTACTCAATCTGCCGATGATTCCATTTGCTTATTTCAATAACTTTCAGACCACGGAGAAAATGTCCACCACTTTGGGACCCAAATCCTTTAGCATCGATCGTTTGCTGGCCATTTTCTACGCCATTCTAGAGGAGAAAGTCGGTCTGACCTGCAACCTTCTCTCCCAGATCTCAACTTTGGTGCACCTCAAACTGCTCAGCTTCGTCTCCGGCGAACAGAACATAATGGAAGGCTCTGCTAGGCTGCAGTGCACCATTGGCTTGGAGTTTGTCCTGCAGATCGGCAAGGTGGTGGGCTTCAATGTCCGCCAATATCTCTGTGACTTTATGTAGCCCCTggttgttttcagtttttaaatatgtttaataaaTAGTCCGGTACATCGCTTATGTGTATGGTCTCCGCCAGCCTTGTGTCCCGGCTGCGCAACTGCATCAGTCCGTTCCTCAGCGTTTGCTCGTTTATAACAAGTGTATAAGGTATGCCCAGCATATCCGTTTCCAGCAAGTGCTCTGCTAAATGAGAAGCGTCCTTAGTCGAAAAAAGTCCACTTCCCTCAGAAAGTCGAAGACCAGCGTGGTTGAGAACATGCTTCAGATGCTGGCCAAGATCAGCCAAGTCCGCCGATAGCTCGGAATCACTTTCCACACAGGCGATTCCACATTGATATGGCGCCAGGACGCGGTGTAAGAGCAGGGATTGCGAGTCCCGGCCATGATCACAGCCATCCAGGAGCAGAGCTGAAGAATTATAATATAGAAAAATTTCCCATGATAGTTATGATGACCACTTACCGCAGGTGGCAGTTTCCAGCTCTATCACAGACCGTATGACAGTCGGTTGCACAGTTTCACCCGTTC contains the following coding sequences:
- the LOC6611204 gene encoding actin-related protein 2/3 complex subunit 1A-B, giving the protein MAETYTFGTSLASITCHAWNKDRTQIALSPNNHEIHIYSREGSDWKLADVLNQHDLRVMGIDWAKNTNRIVSCAADRNAYVWTQGDDGKWKPALVLLRINRAATCVKWSPAENKFAVGSGARLISVCYFESENDWWVSKHIKKPIRSTVTSLDWHPNNVLLLAGSTDYKVRVFSAFIKDIEEPPTPTPWGNRKPLGQLMAEFRNSQTSGGGWINSVSFSSDGNKVCWVGHDSCVSIADATNGNTVIRCRTGYLPFLSCEWVSPTSVVVAGYSCVPLLYSLTADGKLVLSGKLDKSQKKESSGITAMRIFQSMDRNMRTENTDTVVDSIHQNAITSVRLYAGDKASASKVSTSGVDGQLVIWNVEQGGINGGMRNLQI
- the LOC6611205 gene encoding origin recognition complex subunit 5, which codes for MEAICSSLEPLFPCREAAIETLGELIGDSSEAYPSAIYLFGHSGTGKTALTRAFLKECGKRQNVRTAHLNAIECYTTKIMLEILLDSLVPEQGDALKVDNMLDFVEQLRRQAAPRVEDQGFLIAVDNAERLRDMDANVLPVLLRLQELTNLNLCVILLSQLPFEKFYNKTGLSEVICLHLAQYNKAETQRILGSDFEQVRNQLLEQFAQDKKRLEICQEAVTEDFYNNYLNLFLSVFYKACRDVPELQLTARKCLSIYLEPVLDGTVDATDISRLWRHIAGPLRSALTQIYMRIEKPAEEAEDFTAIEDQSVRKLAQSLELPYYAKFLLIAAFLASHNAANQDKRLFVKHHGKQRKRMQTVNARAKTTEKMSTTLGPKSFSIDRLLAIFYAILEEKVGLTCNLLSQISTLVHLKLLSFVSGEQNIMEGSARLQCTIGLEFVLQIGKVVGFNVRQYLCDFM